The DNA window ACTACCAAAATAGCCATTCATAGGAGTATTTTATTGGTAATGAGGGATAACAACAAGGAAATAAATTTTATTCCATTTTCTTTTTTTTCAAAACTAATAATGAATTTAATGATTATTTTGTATTATCAAACCACAGTCTGACCAAAATCACATCCCACAATAGATTAATGGTTCAATTTTGGAAATCTACGATCTAAGTGATGAAATGATTTTTTTTAATTTAATTTGAAAATATAATTTTTCCAAATTGTAAATCACAATTTTTTTGAGATGACATATTTCCAGTAGGACTAATTTTCAAAATATAAATCAAGAACATCAATGAAAGATTAATGTTAATTAATTTCATTTAAAATTCATAGTTCTCAAAACTTCCATATTCTATAACTAATACAAAATTTTCTAGCTCGGATTTATATAAAATCTGAAAATCCACCTAAATACACGAAGCCATCTATACTGGTAAGTTAATTTATGTATATTTCTCAAAATAATTTTATTAGGGGATTTATATTATGAGATCTAAAAATAAATCATAAAAATTTATCATGGAATATTTATTGATCTTCCAGTGCATCATCAATTGATTTTATCAATAATTTAGTATTCAGTTCATCCTTAACAATATAATTTTTTGCACCCCTTCCAACTGCACCCATTTCAATTACATCTTCTTTGAAACCTGTAAGTACAATAATTGGAATATCTGGGGCATTGTATCTCATGATATCAAAGGTTTCCATACCATCACTGTCAGGCAGTCCGAGGTCAAGTAGCATTACATCAAACTTTTCTTTAATAAACATTTTAATGCCATCATCCAGTCTTTTACTATGAACCAAATCATAGTTATGTGTATCATCCAAACTCAACATTTCCTGAATCAGCCTAGCATCTCCAAGATTATCTTCAACCAGTAAAACCTTTATGACGTCAGTTTGGTTGCTAATTAAAACACCTCATGTATTATTTACTGTAATGATGAGTAATATAATTAACGTTTATATATTAAAAAATTAACTAAAAAAATAATACTCTTAATATGTTGTAATGGCCCACAATATTGTAATTTCAGGAACATATGAAAATATATCTACATGTAATAACTGTTTAAGCAATATAAAAGATTAAAATATAAAAAAAAAGATAGAAATTCAAGTTTCTGGGCATTATCCTAGGTTTTGGTCTTCGAACTTTCGAATCCACCAAAGTTCCTTCAAAATCTTATCACCGTGTCCCTTGGGGTTTCTGGTAAGTTCTTGAATCCTTTCATCGGGTACGTGGTCAAGTAAATCTTCCCACTCTGTGAGATTTTTGTAAATATCCTTTTTCACGCCGTAAACTTCGATTTCAAATGATTCAAGAACATCGTCTATGTCGTCTCCAACATTTAATCTGAAAATATGTTCGTTAATGACCCTAGGCATGCTATCAACCACCTTTATCTGGGTCAAAATATAGGCTTCACTTGCATCAGTAAAGCTCATGAATTCAACATCTTTGAATTCATCATGAGAATCATGTGGGTTTCCATTATTTTCAGATGAATAATATTTTCCGAGTTCTTTTAAAAGTTCAGGTCGAGATTTTTCCAATGCTAACTTGTAAGAAAGAAGTTTTTCTATTATTTCTATCCTCTCTTGGTCATCTGTCATTGTATAATCCGCCTAAAATAACTTGAACTATGTTAAAAGAATTTATGATAGGATTTATTTGAGTTTCACACCGTCGGACACAGGAAGATCTCTAAGCCAGCCTATATCACTCTTATATAGCATTCTAATGTCGCTTATTCCAAGTTTTAACATTGCAAGTCTTTCTATTCCAAGACCAAATGCTAAAACGGGGGTTTCAACTCCTAAGGGTTCTAAAACTTCGGGTCTAAACATTCCAGACCCTCCAAGTTCTATCCAGCTTTCCTTTTGAGGCAAATATATTTCACATTCTGTGGAGAGATAGGTGTAGGGGAAGTAAGCTGGTCTGAACCTTACCTTAAATCCAAGCTTATGGTAAAATTCCTCAATAATTCCAAGGAGATTTTTGTAGTTAATATCCTCTGCAGCAACAATTCCTTCAACCTGGTGAAATTCAGGTAGATGTTTGTAGGTTATGGTTTCCCGTCTGAAGACCCTTCCAACTGAAAACATTTTAAGTGGAGGCTCATATTCCTCCAAAAATCTTGCAGATACACAGGTAGTATGGGTTCGAAGTACAGATTGTTTAGCAACCTCACGATCCCATGAGTAGTTCCATCCTTCAGACCCTGTGCTACCACCATGTTCATGTACGTCTTTAACCCTGTTTACAATATCATTGTCTGGCAACTTCGAGTACTGTGGATTTTTGATGTAAAATGTATCCTGCATTTCCCTTGCAGCATGATCCTGTGGCTGGAACAAACAGTCAAAATTCCAGAAGGCTGATTCAAGAATGTTTCCGCTGGATTCTGTAAAACCCATGTTCAAGAATACATTTCTTATCTCCTCAATAATCCTGGTTAAAGGATGGATCTTTCCTGGAAAGGTTTCCGGATGTTCAGCATTGATATCATAACTTCTGAATTTCAAAGATTTCCATGAACCTGTTTTAAGCTGTTCATGTGTGAGCTGTGAAACAGTGTATGTGAGGTCTATTCCCTTATCTATAACTGCCTTCCCGTCTTCTGTAACCTTCAGTAAATACTGACTGTCCTTTTTAACATTTATTATTCCCTTTCTTTGTTTTAATAGGTTGAACCCCAAGTTGAAACTGTCTTTAATAATTTTAGTGGGATCCATTAAGATTTTCTGGGCATCCATCAGTTTATCCAATACCTGTTCATCATCAGACTGAGTGTTTAAGGAATTCAAACCTTCATTCGTGATCTCAACAATTCCCTGGTTAATTTTTGCCCATTTTTTCCTTACAAGCCAACCAATTGCAATTTTTACTTCTGAAGGTTCTAAATTGGTTTTTTGACCTATGTCCTTCATAGGTATTGATTTATTCTCCCCTAACGATTTTAACAGTTTTCTCTCGGGTAAACCTTCCTGGGCGTACTGTTTACCATCGTCTGTTAAAGAAACCACATTTTTCTCATCTTTTTGAACTTCTATTAGGCCTCTAGATTCTAGTATGCCTGCTGCACTCATAACAGCTTTGATATTCATTTTCTGGGTTTCCACAATTTCTTCGGGAATGGCTTCCAAACCCGCAGACTCGAGTCCCTTCAAAACCTTCTTTTCGTTGATGTGCAATTCATCAATAACTTTATCAATTTTATCTGCATTCATTGTCATAACATCCCTTAAATAAACCTAAAAAATTTATAATACTACAAAAATTATGATAATCAATTAAAATTTGTTTTATATTCGTCCAGAAGAGCAACCATAACTGATGATGCAGTTAGATCTGCTGTTGTTCCGGGATTTAATTTCTTTTTAACCAGATCATTATCGAATTCCATAAGCATATCCATACCATTATCAGTCAATGCTCCACCTTCCTTAATAATCAGACCAGCATCTACAGAAACTTCCTGTGCAGTTTCAAGTCCATATTTCCGTGCTATCAATGTGTCAGGATATATTGAGAGTATGGTTAAAAAGGTTTGGACAGTGGCTTTATTTATGCCATGATCCTTTCTAACTTCCTTAAATGTCGGATAACCCAATTCAAATGTGATTGGCATGGTTCTGGTAAGTTCGTTTGCAAGCATGTCCCACTGTGATGATAGATCCAAAACATCGAACATATTGATGTTCTTTTCAATGAGTTCTGCTTTAGCATTATCATTTGAAACATCTAAATCATCCTGAACTCCCATTCCACCTGCTTCAGCTATATTTATCGCTTCATAAAGATCAACAGCGTCTTGAGGTGTAGTAGCCCTCAAAATTTCATCTACGCTGTATTGAAGTTCATCTATTTCGTCACTCATTCCAGCAGCAGCACTGATGGGAGTAAGGAGCATTATTATACCTAGATTGGTGTTGTTTTTTATCCACTTATCTGTTTCAACCACGGCTTCTTTAATGAGTTTCCCTACTTCGATCTGGGACATTTCTCTGGAATTTGAGCCGTGGATTTGACCAAGTTTTGCAGCTTTTTTCATGATATTCCCAATCACTACTCCACTGATTAAAAAGTCTTCAAACACCATATCTGAAAAATCTTGTGTTCTGTGCACATTTCCAGGCTTAGGATAGCCACTAACTTCTAACACCGATGCTATTTGGGCGGTTTTTGCAATGAAATCAGGATCCAAATTAATAACTCCTTTTTTTGATCTTAAATATTTCTAAATTCATATATTGAATTTTTTCCCTATAATAGTTTTATTAGAAAATAGTATGGAAGATAAGTTTTTCCCAACAAAAACCATTTAATGAATATAAATTAAATTTTTCCCTCTAAAAATTCAGGAGCAAAGTAACTGATGATGAGGTCCGCCCCGGATCTTTTAATTGACAGTAAAGATTCATAAATTGAATCTTGTGTGAGATATCCATTTTCAATTCCAGCCATAATCATGGAGTACTCTCCACTAACTTGATATGCTACTGTGGGCATTTTAAATTCATCTTTAACTTCTCTTATAATATCCATGTATGGCATTGCAGGTTTAACTATTATCATGTCCGCCCCTTCAGCTATGTCTAGTTTAACCTCTCTCAGGGCTTCCTGGGAATTTGCAGGGTTCATTTGATAAGTTTTCCTGTCACCAAAACTAGGTGTTGAACAAACAGCCTCTCTGAATGGTGCGTAAAAAGCTGAGGCGTACTTGGCTGAGTAAGACATGATTATGGTGTCTTGGTAACCGTTGAGGTCTAATACTTTTCTGATGCTTGCTACTCTACCATCCATCATATCGGATGGTGCAACAATATCAGCTCCTGCTTCAGCATGGCTTAAAGCAACTTTTGATAGGTAGTTTAAAGTAGGGTCGTTTAAAACTTCCCCATCTTTGATGATTCCGCAGTGACCATGGGAGGTGTACTCACAAAGACACACATCTGTAATAACAACCAAGTCTGTTTCTGCCTTTAGTTTTCGAATTGTTTGTTGTATCACACCATTTTTATGATACGCCATTGATCCCTTTTCATCTTTAATTTCTGGCATTCCAAACAGGATAACAGATGATAATCCAATTGATTCAAGTTCTTTAAGGTAGGTAACAGCATCGTTTATTGAAAATCTGAACTGGCCCGGCATGGTTTTTATTTCTTCCTTGTTGCCGTCTTCAAGTGCTTCATTAATAAAAATAGGGTATATGAAATCTTCTGGATTTAATTTAGTTTCTGTAAGAATATTTCTGATATTTTGATCCTTTCTGAGTCTCCTCATTCTAGTTACTGGAAATTCCATTTCTATCACTTTTTTTTTAATTTTATTTCAAGTTTGATAATTAATATGAAAGTCTGACTATAAAATTGTAGCCAATAAAAAAAAGCCTTGGTTTGATGGAAATTTAACTCATATTAACATCCACCAATTTTTCAACGTGTTCAAGTGAACGGTTTACAGTATTAGAATCCATAGAAATAGTCAATCCTCCATGCCTACAAGTATCAACACATCTTCCACATTTTCTACATCTCTTTTTGTCAATGGTTACTCCATCAGTATCCATGGTTATGGCATGAACAAAGCATTCATCTTTCGTACATGCTCCACATAGAGTGCAAAAATCCCGATTGTAAACCAGTTCGATGCCATCCATTGGCATTAAACTACTGCCAATATGTTCAGGTAGATAGGTAGCCATTTTCCAAAGGCAACAACAATCACAGCAGTTGCATATGGTGAGTAACTCATCATGTTTACCAGCATTTAACCATATACTGTCGATCTTGTTACGTCCAATTATATGAACTAAACCAGCTTCACCACATTTTTCGATGTGAGCAATTGCTTCATCAATACTCACTGGCCTACCTACGCTTGGAGATATTCTACTTGCTCCCTTACCAAGGAAGAGACATCCCAAGTCATGGGGAAATTTTTCACAATTATTAGCAGTTCTGCAGATGCAGAAATTCAATATGAAACGATATCTGCTCTGTTTGATCATGAGTCTTAAAACATCGCTCGGAACAGGGGAACTTTCAGACAATGGAACCTTACTATCAACATCGATACTTTGGACTAAAGAATTTTTCTTCACAGCTTTGTCCATTGGAAGCACTTGGATGTCATCACCATCAAAAAATAGTTTTTTAACCACCCACGCAACTGGAGGTAGGGTATTACAAATTTTTGCAAGCAAAAATCTTTGTTTAAATGTGTGACTGATAACTGTTACACTGATATCTGTAAATCTAATTTTTTTCATGGAAAAACCCTCGAGTAACAAATAGTGTTTAGAACCCCTACTTATTGCCCTATTTTATTATCAACGAGGGGATCATTTACTGCGTATGGCTTTTTACTATAATATCTTTTGGCATGTTCCACTATTAATGCATGATACTCATTAAAGAGCTTGTAATCTTGGGGTAGGTTCGATTCAAACTTTTTTTTAATTTCTAAGTAACTATCTTTTTCATTCACGAGTTTTAACTGTGTGAATATCCGCTTAGTATAGGCATCTACAACAAAGAAAGGCTGTTTATATGCATAAAGCAATATTGAATCGGCTGTTTCATTTCCAACTCCCTTAACACTCAACAGTTCCTTTCTTGTTGGAATTTCACCATCTAACTCGTTGAAAAATTCTGCTATGCCAATGATGTAGTTTGCTTTTTGATTTAAAAAGCCAGCACATTTAATGGCTGCTTTAAGTGTTTCAGTGTCTATGGATAAAATTTTTTTGGGATCTATAACATCCAAATTTTTCAGATTTTTCAGGGCTTTCTCTGCAGAGGTCCATGCTGTATTTTGTGTGAGTATGGTTCCGAGTATTATCTCAAACCTTTGGTTGGGGGTTTTGGGCAGTTTATAATCAAGGGGATGATAACCAGTTTGTGCCCCTGATTTAGTGGGTGTTAAACCAGATACAATATCTTGCAGAGGCCACCAACCTTGTGGTCCGTAAAGATCATATAATTGGGTGTAAATGGCTATGAATTCTTGATTATCGTATTTATTCATGATATCCGGTATCCAAACACTTTTTGAGATAAAATAAGTTTTAATTATTTTGAATGGGGTTAAACTAACTCAAATTTTCATGCTATATAAATATAATCCTTAATAATTATTCACGACAAAATATGTATATATAATATATTCTCGCTACCTAATTTGTTCAAGATTTAAATTGAATGAATAAGGAGGGATAAATTACGAAAATTAGCTTTAAGACTTTAGGGATGCCTTTAGCGATCATTGCTTTTTTAGTGGTCATGCTAGTCCCATTACCAGGTTTAAGTTATCCTGGACATGCTGCAATTGCATTATTAATATTTGCAATTATAATGTGGGCTAGTGAAGCTCAGCATTTAGCAGTAACATCTCTAATACTACTTTTCTTACAACCTATTCTGGGTATTGCAAGTTTTGGTAATGCAGTAATTGGTTTTGCCAATCCAATATTATTCTTAATGATTGGTGGTTTCATTTTAGCTGTTGCAATTGGTAAAAGTGGACTTGCTAAACGTTTCACCTATTGGATGTTATCTAAAGTTGGAACAACACCTAATATGAGTATATTTGCTGCAGTGTTCAGTACAGGACTATTATCTGCTTGGATTGAAAATGTTGTGGCATTTGCAATGTTACTTCCAATTATTAAAACCATAATACCTTTATTTGGTATAAATGATGCAGAGAAGGGTAACAGTAACTTTGCCAAGGCCATGGTTTTAGGTGCTTCTTACGGTTCACTTGCAGGTGGATTTGGTACTGAAATAGGTACGGCACCGAACTTGATGGCTGCAGCTTACACACACCTCCCATTTGCCAACTGGATGGTCTTTGGATTTCCTCTTGCAATAATCATGTTAATTGTTACATGGAAATTGTTAGGCTGGATATTCCCACCAGAAGTAGATGGAATTGTGGGTGGAAAGGAAACACTGCACAAATCAATGAGTGTCATGGGGCCAATCTCAAAGCAGGAAAAAATTACCGCTGTCATTCTGTTCTTCACCATAGGATTATGGGTAACAACAGGTATAACGGGTTTAGACAGTTATTCAGTGGCCTTAATTGGTGCTGCATTGTACTTCATATCAGGTGTTATTGACTGGAAAGATGCTCAAGAAGGAGTTGACTGGGGACTTATCATATTCTTTGGAGGTGCACTGTCCTTGGGAGCGGCCCTTCTAAATACTGGTGCAGCAGCATGGCTCATACAAGACCTAATCGGTTTGATGGGAAACAGCGTTTCAACTTTGGCCATAATGCTTATGCTGATGATAATTGCAGTTATATTCACCCAGGTAATGTCTAACATTGCTCTTGCAGCAATTTTAGTTCCGTTATCTGTGACACTTGCAGCTGCACAAGGTCAGCCAGTAGGTATCTATGCGGTACCTGTTGCGATTTCATGTTCACTTTCGTTCATGTTCCCAATGGCAGATCCAACAGTTGCCATGGCATACGGAACAGGATATGTGAAGATAAAAGAAATCCTCAAAGCAGGAATTCCAATGGTGGTAATTGGAATAATTATCACAATAGCCGTAATTTTAACAATAGGAAAACCATTCCTAGGTTAAAAAAAATTAGGTGGAATATATTGGGAAATTTAATGGAAAATCAGGAAATTTTTCCTAATTCCCATTTTTTTAGGAGATTTTGTTTTAACAAAAAGGAGGAGATTTGAAATGCACAAAAAAATATTACTACCCACAGATGGTTCTGAAAACGCTATTAAAGCAGGGGAGCATGCAATATCACTTGCAGATATGAGTGGTGCTGAAATAATTATTTTAAACGTGATAGACACATCTTATCTTGATGCCATACCACAACCAGAAGTCAGAGAAGATGTGGACGAAGAACTTAGGAACGATATGAAAAATGCAGTAAAAAAGTTTGAAGAAACAATTGAAGAAAATCAATGCAGTGGCACATGTAAAAATATCAATTTCAAGGTCCTTTTAAAGGAAGGCAATCCTGCTGATGTTATATTAAAAACCATAGATGATGAAGGAATTGATCAGGTAATAATGGGAAAATCAGGCAAACAAGGTCTAGAGAAATTCTTATTAGGAAGAACTACCGATAAAATCGTTAAAGAATCGAAGGTACCCGTGAACGTCATCTCTTAAACACACAATACTCTTAAAATATATTTCCATTATTTACTTATTTTAACGATTAATTCTAAGTTCTGATTTTAATTAAGTAAATTAAATCCATAAAATGAATAATTTCCTTATAAATTCATTTGTTAATATTTTAGTAAATTAGATTTAAAACTCGTTTTTTTTCCACCAATCAATTACTTAAATTTAAGTTTAAATTTATCTTAAGGGTTATATGATCCAAACAACCACATATTAATATAAAAACACATGCTAAAGAAACAGAAATTAGCTATAAAAATCATCTCAAGGGCCATAAAACTAGTAATATTCTAATTTTATTTTGGAATATTAAAATAATATTGTGATGGGGTGATGATCAATAATTAGGGGTTTATCACTGTGTTTCTTTAGTATGGTTAATTAATTAAGATTTTATGAAGATGTCACAAAAAAATTAATAGGATGTAAACATGTCGGGAAATAGTATTGGTAAAATCTTCACTGTCACAACATTTGGATCAAGCCATGGCACTGCACTTGGAGCAGTAATTGATGGATGTCCAGCAGGTCTAGAACTTTCAACACAAGATATACAGACAGAATTAGATAAGAGAAGACCTGGAACCAGCAAGATCACCACATCAAGAAATGAAATGGATCAAGTTAAACTAGTATCTGGAATTTTTGAGGGAAAAACCGATGGAACTCCAATAACAGCTCTAGTTTACAATTCAGACATGGATTCTTCTGCCTATGAAAACATTAAAGACACTCCCAGACCTGGCCATGGAGACTACACTTGGAAAGCAAGATATGATGTCTACGACTACAGAGGAGGAGGACGTGGAAGTGGCAGGGTAACCATAGGGCATGTAATTGGAGGAGCAGTTGCAAAAAAACTCCTCAACACATTAAACATCAAAGTAATATCCCATGTTACTCAAGTCGGAACAATCAAGGCGGATCCTGTTGATGTCAACGAACTAGAAACTAACATAAACCAGAATGCAGTTAGATGTGCAGATCTAGAAGCAGCTGAAAGAATGGAAGCAGAAATAATTGAAACAAAGAAGTCTGGAGATTCTATTGGGGGAATAGTTGAAACAGTTGTACTAAATCCCCCTGCAGGATTGGGTGATCCAATATTTGGAAAGCTAGATGCAGAATTGGCAGGCGGACTCATGGGAATAGGTTCTGTTAAGGGCGTAGAGATAGGTTTAGGATTTAAATCAGCAGAACTCAAAGGATCCCAAATGAACGATGAATTTTTAATTGAAACTAATACAATAAAAACAAGAACTAACCATTCTGGGGGAATACTTGGAGGAATCACAACTGGAATGCCTATAAACATCCGCATGGCAGTTAAACCAACACCATCAATTTCATTGACACAAAAAACAGTTGATACTAAATCAATGGAATCTAAGGACATATTAATTCAGGGCAGGCACGACCCATGCATCTGCCCAAGGGTAACAACGGTGGCAGAAGCAACAGTATCAATAATCCTTGCAGACCAACTTATAAGGGCAGGTTACATAGACCCATGCAAACTTTGAAAAACAATTTATTCGGAGGTAAATAAGATGGACTGGATAGTTGTAGCTAAATGTGATACTTGTGATCAAGAAAAAACCTATGAAGTATCAGGAAACACTGTTCCATACTCAATAGGAGACTTTATTGAAAATTGCAGCTGTGGAGGACAGTTCATAGTTGACGAGATCCTCGAGGTTGGATAAAACCAACCTCTGCAAATATTTTTTTGACTAAAAAAAAGTTCATTCTAGGGAAATTATTTATAATAAAATGTAGGAATCACTGGTCCGTTATTATGTAACCAGTTGAGTGCCCCATTATTCATTCACGTTATTTTCATCATCATCACTGGTCATGAGAATTGCAAGCCAGCGTGTTTCATCGTACTTTTCAAGGTATTTAATCACAATTATGGTTAATGGAATGGCCAATAAAAATCCTGAAGGGCCGAGTATCCATCCCCATACAAACAACGACACAAAAACAACATATATCGACATTTGAAGTCCTTTACCAGTTTGTCTTGGGAATATAATACTTTCAGCGATGGTGTTAACTATAATAAAGAGAATGGTAATTAGAATCGCACCTTGAATACCATACTTTGCCCATGTTGCTAGAATTGGTGGTATAGCAGCTATCATAATCCCCAAGTAGGGTATGAAACCAAGGAAAAATGTCAGAATTCCCCAAAGAAGTGCGAAATTAATATCGAAGGCTAAAAATATTCCAATAAAACCCAGTGCTGCAAACAAGTTAACCTTCACCCTGATTAAAAAATACTTGATAAATGTATCAATAAGACCAATCATCTCATTCAAGTTGTTGTTATCCTTTCCCAGTCCCTTCTCTAACCTTACTTTAAGATTGGGAATTTCGTATATCATGAATATAGTTGCGAAGAACACAAACACAGCTGTTCCCACTATGTCTGTCACAGCACCCATTGGAAAGTGTGAGATAATGGTTTGTGCCACGTAGTTGGCTTCAGAAGAAAGGGCTGATGAGGAATTTATTGAAAATGATGGTAGTGCACTTACCATCTGACTCAAACTGAAGTAGAGAATTTCAATTATGACTCCCCCAAGCACTGCGAATCCAACTAGTGTGATGATGATTGACACATTGTAAGAGAAACCCCTTCTATTTAACCACTTTAAAAATGGATATATAAGAATACTGAAAAACATGGCAATTAGGATCGGCCCTAAAATAGATGAAACAAGTTTAAGCCCCGCCAAGGCCAATATTACCAACACTAAAACGACAATTTTATTCAAATATCCGGGAATCTTTATATCTTCAAACATCTTGCATACTCCAATCTTTAAATTCTAAATAGTACGTACTATTTAATAAAATTCCCTATTTTGAATTTATTTTGGTCTTGTAAGAAAAATGACATGGAATCATATGGATTTTCTAACATTAACCATATAATAATCACAATAAAATTAGTGTAATGTCTAAAAAAAGATATTAAAGAGGTATTAAAACGAATTTGTTATCATATCTTTGAAACCCGTTTCAATTCAATGTGATGTCCATATCCTTCTTGTTCTTTTTTGATCCTGTACCTGTAACCTGTAGATTCTTCAAGTGCCATTGCTGCTGTATTGGTGTATGGACATGTGGTTATGAGAACACCTTGGTTTTCAAGCTGTTTGCAAATTCCAAAGAAACGGCAGTTTTTTATTTCAAGCTCTGCACCCTCTTCATTGATGTCATATAAAACTCCACCTGCAAACTTATTTCTCAGGAAATAATCTTTTACACATTCAAGTGAATCTTTACTATTTTTGAAATTTACTCCTTCCTTTTTGAGTTCATTTACAAATACACGCCCAATCTCTCTGGTTACAGAATATGAACCTCTCCCAGAAATATTCCAGAGACCGTTGGTCAAGGCCAGTATCATAAGTGCCATTGGTCCTTCACCTTCAGAACCTGTCAGCTTGTCAACTGGAATGAATTGTTCCCTATCAATTCCACACCTTGGGCAAACCCAATCTGATGGAAGGTCATAAAAGTCAATGCCTGCTTTTATATCATTTTCATCATCCCCTGTTTCGGGATTATAAATATAACCGCAAATATCACATCTGTATTTCACACTATCACGTCCACCTTTTGTTAGTATATATACGAACTAATTATATTTAAAGGTTTATAAAAAAAAGTTAAAACAACTCAATTGAAATAAAAAAAGTGGTAATTTCTGGTTTAAAATTCAAATCACAGAAATAATTGTGAAAAATTTAAAACAAGTTCACAGCGGTAGCTTTAAACGATATGAACACTTCTTTTCCAATATTGAGTTCCAGATCATCGAATGATTGACGGGTCAGTACCAACACAAATTGTTCTCCAACATCCACGGTCAGTTTTATGATGGTTCCAAGATCGTAGATCTCAGTTAATTTTCCTTTAAATTCATTCCTCGCACTGGTTGTTATTCTAGATGTTGACACTGTGATGGCTTCGGGTCTTATTGTAAAATGTACTTTCCCTGTTTTGTGTTCAGTAGATTCGACTACTATATTTCCAGTGTCAACTGATGTTAAATTTTCTTCACCATCTGTTGCAACTCCCCTTATGATATTTTCCGTTCCAACGAAGTCTGCCACAAACTCGTCCTTGGGACGTCTAAAAACTTCATCCGTTGAACCAACTTGGGACACGGTTCCCTGTTTAATGATGGCTATCCTCTCTGCAAGCTGAAGTGCTTCATCAAAGTTATGAGTGACTTGAATGATTGTGATGTTAAATTCTTCATGAATTTTTTTAAATTCTCTTATCAACTCTTCCCTGGTAATCCTGTCAAGTGCACTTAAAGGTTCATCCATTAAAAGCACTTTAGGTCGGATGATAAGAGCTCTTGCAAGTGCAGTTCTCTGTTGTTCTCCCCCACTTAAAGTTCTAGGTAGTCTGTGTGCCAAGTGGGAAATACCGAATAGATCCATCATTTCCCCAACC is part of the Methanobacterium lacus genome and encodes:
- the aroC gene encoding chorismate synthase, with translation MSGNSIGKIFTVTTFGSSHGTALGAVIDGCPAGLELSTQDIQTELDKRRPGTSKITTSRNEMDQVKLVSGIFEGKTDGTPITALVYNSDMDSSAYENIKDTPRPGHGDYTWKARYDVYDYRGGGRGSGRVTIGHVIGGAVAKKLLNTLNIKVISHVTQVGTIKADPVDVNELETNINQNAVRCADLEAAERMEAEIIETKKSGDSIGGIVETVVLNPPAGLGDPIFGKLDAELAGGLMGIGSVKGVEIGLGFKSAELKGSQMNDEFLIETNTIKTRTNHSGGILGGITTGMPINIRMAVKPTPSISLTQKTVDTKSMESKDILIQGRHDPCICPRVTTVAEATVSIILADQLIRAGYIDPCKL
- a CDS encoding AI-2E family transporter, with protein sequence MFEDIKIPGYLNKIVVLVLVILALAGLKLVSSILGPILIAMFFSILIYPFLKWLNRRGFSYNVSIIITLVGFAVLGGVIIEILYFSLSQMVSALPSFSINSSSALSSEANYVAQTIISHFPMGAVTDIVGTAVFVFFATIFMIYEIPNLKVRLEKGLGKDNNNLNEMIGLIDTFIKYFLIRVKVNLFAALGFIGIFLAFDINFALLWGILTFFLGFIPYLGIMIAAIPPILATWAKYGIQGAILITILFIIVNTIAESIIFPRQTGKGLQMSIYVVFVSLFVWGWILGPSGFLLAIPLTIIVIKYLEKYDETRWLAILMTSDDDENNVNE
- a CDS encoding universal stress protein — encoded protein: MHKKILLPTDGSENAIKAGEHAISLADMSGAEIIILNVIDTSYLDAIPQPEVREDVDEELRNDMKNAVKKFEETIEENQCSGTCKNINFKVLLKEGNPADVILKTIDDEGIDQVIMGKSGKQGLEKFLLGRTTDKIVKESKVPVNVIS
- a CDS encoding rubredoxin — its product is MKYRCDICGYIYNPETGDDENDIKAGIDFYDLPSDWVCPRCGIDREQFIPVDKLTGSEGEGPMALMILALTNGLWNISGRGSYSVTREIGRVFVNELKKEGVNFKNSKDSLECVKDYFLRNKFAGGVLYDINEEGAELEIKNCRFFGICKQLENQGVLITTCPYTNTAAMALEESTGYRYRIKKEQEGYGHHIELKRVSKI
- a CDS encoding DASS family sodium-coupled anion symporter codes for the protein MPLAIIAFLVVMLVPLPGLSYPGHAAIALLIFAIIMWASEAQHLAVTSLILLFLQPILGIASFGNAVIGFANPILFLMIGGFILAVAIGKSGLAKRFTYWMLSKVGTTPNMSIFAAVFSTGLLSAWIENVVAFAMLLPIIKTIIPLFGINDAEKGNSNFAKAMVLGASYGSLAGGFGTEIGTAPNLMAAAYTHLPFANWMVFGFPLAIIMLIVTWKLLGWIFPPEVDGIVGGKETLHKSMSVMGPISKQEKITAVILFFTIGLWVTTGITGLDSYSVALIGAALYFISGVIDWKDAQEGVDWGLIIFFGGALSLGAALLNTGAAAWLIQDLIGLMGNSVSTLAIMLMLMIIAVIFTQVMSNIALAAILVPLSVTLAAAQGQPVGIYAVPVAISCSLSFMFPMADPTVAMAYGTGYVKIKEILKAGIPMVVIGIIITIAVILTIGKPFLG
- the wtpC gene encoding tungstate ABC transporter ATP-binding protein WtpC; translated protein: MIKIEHLSKDWKEFKINDVTLEINEDEYFVFLGPSGSGKTMLLELIAGMWTPDSGKIYINNQDVTNFPPEKRGVGFVYQNYMLFPHKTVFENIAFGLNIRKVDKKKIEEQVGEMMDLFGISHLAHRLPRTLSGGEQQRTALARALIIRPKVLLMDEPLSALDRITREELIREFKKIHEEFNITIIQVTHNFDEALQLAERIAIIKQGTVSQVGSTDEVFRRPKDEFVADFVGTENIIRGVATDGEENLTSVDTGNIVVESTEHKTGKVHFTIRPEAITVSTSRITTSARNEFKGKLTEIYDLGTIIKLTVDVGEQFVLVLTRQSFDDLELNIGKEVFISFKATAVNLF